In Cryptomeria japonica chromosome 1, Sugi_1.0, whole genome shotgun sequence, the sequence attagaaaccgcaggacccaccaacattgaacccaaatgaacatcttgaacctacttcttgagtgttcaagtagttcgaGATGTACACTgcgtcaaactgttgaccacttgctgtgtcgaacatgttgaacatatttgaactctttgaactcagttcaataagttcaacacaaatgttatatcaccgaacaggaaaaactttttggaagagccgctgcaaaacacttagagaaaatgttagtacaaaaaactttttttgaacaccttggaacctattgaacctaaatgaacctattgaacccagTTCAGAACGGTTCGatgtgttcaaggagttcaatcaattgtctgaacctgacttaaatgactagaaaaaggatttgaggacGCATTAAAGACTTGAACCAACATAATATGggatgaactaggactccaacataaataggaaaagatgacccactcttgccatgaggaataaatgtCGCGATAACAGGTTTTATGTGTGTTTTGATTGCAACACTAAGTGCAACAGGAAGATTTAGTAGTTTAACCAattttgttgttgtgcattgtaACTAAATCATTAGTGGAGTATAGGTGCATTTCTTTGTCCAATTTTTTTTGTTCATCAATAGATAGTAGATTGTTTGTACGGTTCATTAGTAATTCCCAATATTGTTCAGTTGGTTGTGCATCACGCATGTTTTGTAATATTCAATGGAAGTCAATTTAATCTCGAGAATCACCTTGTTGATGAAATATTGTTTGAAGTGTCACACTTGTAGTCAAGAAAAAAAGTTTACCCTAATGCCTTATGATCGACTATGAGTAGTTCCATCTACTTTATCCCATACCCATTTTGTTTTTTCGATGTTCACGTGCCTTATCATTCCTTACAATCCTTACTAAATCTTCTCCTTGTGTCGacatattcaattaaaaaaaaaaacttatatatCGAGTTGGAACCGGCACTAAGATCAAAAGTTTGGCTCTGTATGAAGATTGTTCAAGTGACCCCCCTTAACAATAGTAGGCCATTCCCTTCCTAACCCTACCTTGATTTGAGTCCTTTCAAACATCATTGTCTAGTGAATATGACTGGCAAAGTGACAGGGTGGGTGAAAGGCTAACATTTCAGGAGGGGCAGGGAGCCGCTACAATTCTATGGGTACCGATCAAGGAATAACTCTCCTTCTAAGATTCATTCCACTCGAAGAAGAACCTCTGGGTCTATGTGGGGGGCTTCTCTTTCTCTGGGTGAATCTTAATTCCGACCTTCTTGCTATGTATGAACTAGAATTGCCTTTGCCTTCGTTGGCTCTGTCCCCATCTATGCCAACTGGTTCTTTGGCCCCCATAGCCTTGTAGTGTAATTGGTGTCATTACCAACTAGTGAAATAGTGGTTGTTGGCTAGGAGATGTTGGGATAGCAGTGGCTTAGATCCTATAGTCTTTGGCCGTTATCTAATGAAAGAGAAATCATAAGAACCTAAgaggatattttaaacattaaaatttttGTGTTTCACAACTTATCTGTGTTAAGATTAATGACagttccaaagatactgagagggggggggggggtgaatcagtatctaaccagttaatagaaTATTCGactttattaagtattttgcattcgaaaatagtgtaccggtaaataagaattaatgcagtaaataggaataataaagacaacatagaaaacacaccataacacaagatctttaatgaggaaaccaggtgtgggaaaaacgtcagtgggatttgtgacccacaatattcactcactagccaatgaatggatattacttacaatgtggtgcctgcacatgcaagaatgccaactgcctagagctcactgctcaatttacaaaatggaagtctcactgacttacaaaatggattatgagaatccaataaaatgtactgctaccattcagcatctgctatgctaggttcagtaccgatttaagctcatactCTAACCATAACTTTATAGAAAGTCTCCCTTAATATTCGCTCCTATCTTCTCATCTTTTTCAcatccatatccatatccatatccatatcaaaatgattttatgagatctcatacatatatgagtctattacaatatgccatgtcggctttacaataTATATTTACAACTAAATACAACAtacaaaagtttgttcctgtcggctggggtgctgctatacattgttgtcgctatcggtgaagtgtctgttggtgtcggtgcctgTCGGTGTCTGTGCCTGCtgatggtttaccagatgaatgccacaaggttaccTGAAGGTTTCcactaggttgccatcaatgaaaacaccttcaattctcattagagtgtgtaatggcagcaatctccccctttgccattgatggcaacactcatgagaaaaatccaaaaatctattcCAAAAATGTGTGATCTGCCTGAGTAGATGATTTTCtttgattagccatttttctctatccactactccccctttgacatcattgacaaaggttgtcaaaaattgtcaaatgagtgcaaacttttaccttgaagtttgtaaccggttggttataatCTGAAATATGTCAACCAAAATCAAGTTTAAGCTCTATATGAATCTATTGTTGTCCTTCATGGTTTCCTCAGTTCTCTGGATTGTAAtcgtgagatgatgcatatgctcctcccgtgacctttgaccttgaattaatgcctcataGATCTCTTACATCaaagagataaggttgtctaatttaggactAAGCTTGTACTTAAGCTATCTAACATTTGCCTTTATCCTGtatttctctttctctaacttctccaattttcCCTCAAATCCTGCAATCTctttctcaataactgatataggttcagatgaaccaatgatattatcagctatatcatctatctccttttgaacTTATCTTATTTCCTTTTCAAAGTCCActatcaatagatgtggcttgcatgtttccctgtatagtTCCTTGTACTCTAAAATTATTTTATTCAGTGccagtaaaagtgtgttaatgtgttccatgtACTTGATTATTGTTTcgtcaaagaatttttctttttccttttccattttgtttttgaatgtttcctcatttatttgatcaactgtcaatatatttccaacaatatatttagacaatgtgttgAATTGACTTAAAGAATCCCTTACATTaactacattgcattttggtgcaatcatcttaagaataggaatagtaacatcaatttccttataggccaatgcatcacaatcagttattttctttattgagtccaaaagtacctctatCACATTTCTAGGTCTGAATTCGCTCAATGAAGTACCAGATATTTCACCAACTATctttactatctcagtgcttgTAGTATGAATAACCAATTTGCTTGAATCAACCTCTGGTGGCTCAGTCTGAGTTTTcatttctactagcaatggtttgggtttctcagtgattaccggttgCTCTGTCTCAATGTGTACCTATGAATCTGcctgtttctctttttgtttctctGTGTTATCTACTGCTAGTATCTTTGTTACTGTCTCTGTAGGTTTTTTAGTACCAATATCAATAATTCCTGTGTTTATTCCACTGTCCAAAGGTTCCATTGAATGTTCtgttttctctgataccaattgttaggattaacgacagtcccaaagatacttagagggggggatgaataagtatctaaccggttaacagaatatttgACTTTATTAactattttgcattccaaaatagtgtaccgataaataagaattaaaaacACCATAAGACAAGATTTTTAATGACGAAACCCGGTGTGGttaaaacctcggtgggatttgtgacccacaatattcaattGCTAggcaatgaatggatattacttacaatgtggtgcctgcacatgcaggaaggccaattgcctagagctcactgctcaatttacaaaatggaagtatcactgacttacaaaatggattatgagaatccaataaaatgtattgctacaattcagcatctgctatgccaagttcagtaccagtttaagctcatactctaACCATAACTTTATAGAaagtctgccttaatattcactcctATCTTCtcatctttttcacatctatatccatatccatatccatatcaaaatgattttacaagatctcatacatatatgggtctattataatatgccatgtcgactttacaatagatatttacaattaaatacaataaaaaaatgtttgctcctatcggctggggtgccggtatacattgttgttgctatcgGTGAAGggtctatcggtgtcggtgcctatgCGTGCTTGTGCCtgccggtggtttaccagatgaatccCACAAGGTTACCTGAAGGTTTccacaaggtttccatcaatgacaacaccttcaattctcattagagtgtgcaatacCAACAATTTGAAGCTTGAGTACTACCAAAACCTTCTACTACGATGTTATAACTATCTATGCACCATTAGTAGCATCAACTAGTGTTAGTGATTTTTTCATGCTAACATTAGGAGTGCAAACTTTGCAAAGATGTACCTTATTTAATATTGACtactaatttattaaataaatcttcttTCTCAAGGTATAAATTTTACCCATAGGATGAAATTTAACTCTTGAGAGTTAGTAGAGATCTCTCTTTAAGAATTATGTGGTGGTATATTTTTTAATTGCAAATTATCTATTTTTGTTAGTTTTTACTGCTATTAAATAATGCATTCTTTCAAAACACTTAGTATTTGATAGCTTTTGCATaggagtttatttatttatttataataaggGATGGAGATAATTTATAACATGGTACATAGTGGATTAGGTGCTTTTTCACTCGGAAAAGGAGAGAGAAGATTGTTCTTATTTCATAACTCAAAGGAGATTAAATTTTGAGGTCTTATTATGTGAGCATTAATATGAATTTCAATGTGAAAATTTTATGGTGTTCATATTTTTATGAGGCACATATGATggcacattaaattatttgatttGGTGTTTCTTAATAAGGTTTATAAGTGTTTCCAATTTTTTGGCATTCACAGAGATAGGTACACAAGGTGTCTTTTATTTTGAGATCATGATTGACATGTGTATGCCAATTGGAGTCTTCGTGAGAGAAACAAAGGTCAATTATTGTTTAATAATATTACTAGATGATAAAAATGATATATATGGGAGAAATAGAACAATTGTATGTAATAAAATAATTACACATATAACTATATATAATAGAAATGTAATAATTACATTGAGATTCCTCACTTAGCTAGAACAATTGTGATTCCAAATTGAATTAACAAGTTCTGAATCCTGATCTCCTCAatcataaacattaaataattgCAGAACAATCCATATTCACCTCCACACACATAGTGCTAATATAGTATTAGGACTAATATAGTATTAGGACCAAAAAAAGGATCATTAAAAAAAGCTTCATAGTAGCATAAATCCTTATCCTAAATTTAGATTTTGTTACCTTCATTTGATTGATCTTTGATTTTTCCTTTAAGAACATCATTGGTTTGAATTCTATAAAATCATATTATGTGACCCTTTATCTTAGAGTAAAAACATGcattttttcttttgtttataCTTGACTATTTATTATCCTTTGTAAGTATAGTTCTTTTTCCTATTGAGGATCATCTTccatatcttcttttgtccttTTTATTCTACTATAAGTGTTAAAATCATATCTTGTAAAGTTTGTGAAGTTATTTTTATTGTATTTCGAAGAAAAGTTGTTTAACAAGATacttttagcattgttatcatctCCTAGAGCCTTAACTTCTTCTAGATACTGAATTAGAAGACTCAAATTAATTATATGATTACACATTGTAATTTCATCTTCTATTTTGAACCTAAACAATGGTAGTTTTAGGGAAAACATTGCATTAACTACTTTTTCTCCAAACATTTTGTTCATGGACAAATATCTACTCATGACTTTTCCGAATCTATATGATATGGTTTAAAGTAATAATTAAGAAAGACCAATAATAACCTTAGTTTTATCATCTCTACTATTCGAATCCAATAGCTTATTTTCATTTATAGGCCCCTTTTCCTTTCCAATTACTATTTCCCATTATATTTTATTCATTAGTTTTATTCTTATTTTAAGTCATCATACATGGAAATTCAATCCAAAATATTTGTCCAATGGAATCTccataaaaataaatacaatttttGTCActccaaaaaaaattcttatgaagAGACTACACAAATCTCTAATATGAACCTTCTCTAATTAATGGAATTGCTCAGATAGTTATCTCAAGTCATAACTAACTCTTGAAGGGTTCATAACTGCACTAAGACTGCTAAAACTACCTCAAAATCCCTTGTATTGTTAGTATTGTAAAACATTTTTTAATGTAAAATATACATTGATATATAAATATGTGTTAAAAATATATAACTTTTATGCCACTTACCTATCAATCACACATATCTATGAACATCACATTCTCTAATTTATATGGCTATGAAAATTTCCTTCCgaatttaaaaatatgaaattttaagTTTACATAATTTTCACATATAACTTTCTTAACAAAGATGaactacaaaaaaaattatattttttaattgatttttataaTCAAGTCTTGATATTTTGAAATTTAGATATTTATCATCTTATTCAAATTTCGGTTCATGTAAAATAGATCTAGATTATTTTTACAAGTGTACATTAAAATACtaaaaacaaaatattaaattttaaaattaaatttatattcttcTCCTTTACTAATCCATATGAACcaactaaaataaaaattattacaaaTTGCATGATATAATGGTGTATTTAAAAACCAACAAGATAGAGAAAATAATCTATATGATATAttaatagttttattttatttgaaagtgAATTATCTAATGCTATAATAATTGTTTATCTAATGCTATAATTAATTATGTATCATTTCAACCACAATAactaataacaaataaaataacatcaatatattttaattctgtttaaaaattgaaaaaattaatcaaaatatttcaatccTAAATAGAAGACAAACAAAATAATTATTATAACAATAAATATCTAAAGAGATGCGTGTATTTTCGTGTGATACAATTCGATGTAGTTCAAATCAGTGAAACCACTTGTAATATCACTTTCAATAATTCTTTCCATACACACTGTACTATCGATCTTCCGGTACTGATATTGGCTCATTTTTCTTAAAGAATGGCGTTGTGCAGATGGGACAAGTATTGTGATCCTCAAGCCATGGCCAAATGCAGTGAGAATGAAATATATGTCGTATCATACAAGGAATCTCTCGAACATTTTCTCCGAGAATAAAATCATCCCTACAAACTCCACAGAAAAGTCCATCATCAACATGAAAACATGAAATTGTTACAATGGGCAGTGCCTCTACAAATTCTTTCCCCTTCCTTTCATTCTCTGCTATCTTCACGATTTTTTTACGAAGAGAATCGAAGGTATTGAAGACCCCACGTAACCACCGAATATCAGCAGGGAGTCGATCCTCGTGAACTTCAATCAGGAGAAATTCAGAATACAATGAATCGTGAAGGCTGTTAAGCTGTTGCAGACGACGAGGCAGAGCTTCACGTTCCATAAAACAATTTGCTTGCATGAATAACTTGGTGGCTTCGATACGTAAATAGCCCATGCGGCATTCCAGGCTTTTGCACCACTCGGCAACTTCCTTTTCCTTGCACCCCATATTCTACTCCTCCTGCATTTGCGCCATTTCTTCACTTCACTGTCTTTATACCAAACGGTTAGGTTAGAAAATTAGTAGTGAGA encodes:
- the LOC131039770 gene encoding uncharacterized protein LOC131039770; the protein is MGCKEKEVAEWCKSLECRMGYLRIEATKLFMQANCFMEREALPRRLQQLNSLHDSLYSEFLLIEVHEDRLPADIRWLRGVFNTFDSLRKKIVKIAENERKGKEFVEALPIVTISCFHVDDGLFCGVCRDDFILGENVREIPCMIRHIFHSHCIWPWLEDHNTCPICTTPFFKKNEPISVPEDR